The Limanda limanda chromosome 14, fLimLim1.1, whole genome shotgun sequence genomic interval CAACAATACatcaagtgtgaagctgataataTGAACAGTTGTGTTCCACATTCAGACGGACAGAGATTTCTTGATTCATTAGATAGATGTGGCAAAAGTGGGTCAACAGTAAGTTATCAGTGTAGCAGAACACTGATGGAGATgtgcagaaagaggaggaactgGATGGCCACAGGAAGGAGGACTGACATGAGCACAGTCTGAACCTCTGGCTTACAGAGTAGAGGTTGGGAGACTTTGTCCATGAAGGAGAGAAGTAATGACaacatcctcctctctgtggcTACACACACAGGACTGAGCTGCTCCTCTGCATCACTTTGTTGTGTCTGGTGTCGTACGCCTACTCTCAGGCCACTGCCAGCAGCCCACAGGGTAGAAAAATGGCTCTGGTCACCACAGACAGctaaaacatctgcagcatgacACTGCAGACGATGAAGGACTCTGACTTACTGACATGAAGTTCAAGGTGTTGAGTCAATAATTAGCAGTAAAGATAGATGTGGGCATGCAAAGAAAAATACTTAGATTGTTCCGTCTGCTAACATCTCCTTGATGCTGTAATTGGCATAAAGGTGCTTTAAGCCAAATAACACCACCCTATGCCCAGTTGCCCACCATGACAAAAGTTGGCATAAAGGTAAATAGTGATGTTTTGCTTATGTAATGTTCTATGTTGTTCATCTTTTAGTtgagcaaatgtttttttttccatctgcaCTAAATTGGTGGATTGGAGTGGCATTAGTTGTGCAGGAGTTGTCAGATAGCAAGGTGACCTATTGATTTGAATTGTTCTTGAGTGGAGAGAGATGAATTTCAAGACATGTAACACATGCTTTCAAGGAAGGAAAAGTCAGGGATCCCTAAAGTCAGAGAGATTCATCCTCTAGTACCATAAGTGTCAATAAACCAATTCCTGAATCCATCCAATAGTTGTTGATATTTTTCAATCTGGACCAGCAAAGCCCACATTGCCATCCCTATAGACCCACTTCACGCTGCAATTATACATTCACTATAAactgacaaatacaaaacattgcAAATAAgtctataaataaattataaactaTTTAAACAAGTTTACAAATAGAATCGTTGATTGCTTTTTAAGAAGCAAtaattaataatgtaaaacCTTTCAAATTTTCAAACATGACACTTGCAAGTAAGTGTGATCCGAGACTGATCTCCATATCCCAGACACTGATCAAAAAATGATGATGTATTTAGTTTAATATTCCAATGCAAAGTGGCAGCTACGAGTCTTCTTAGCCTAATTTTCAAAGTTAGGCCTTCTGTCAgtatttatttctctgttgACTGATTTCCATGTTGTGTCCTGCTATCTGCAGATTCacgaaaaagaggaggaagagatgaatGAGAAGAATGACAACGCCAAATGCTTGAATGAAGAGCCTCTCATAACAGctgatcaggtgtgtgtgtgtgtgtgtgtgtgtgtgtgtgtgtgtgtgtgtgtgtgtgtgtctgtctgcctgtctgactgttGTGGGCACTGTGTGGGGTTAGCAGGGGTGTGTAGAGTGAAATGTGATAATGTTGAATGGGCCTTGAAAAgctacattttaaaatcaactcCAAACACCACAGGTAACCAGGAGAAAAAATGTCTCAATCTTGAATGAGCTACTGTATTTTCTCCAAGCTGGACGTCTGTAAAGTAGGAGTTGAGGTAATTTAGATGTCTGCTGAAAGAAAGGCATTAACAAAGGTTTATCCATCgcagaataaaataaagatctGATCCTGGCACTGCTCTTGAGCTGGCAGACACCTGACTTAGTCATACTGTTAGAATAGTTGGAGACGTTCCAGTCACCCTCAAAAAATGCTTACACACTGCAACTCAACAGAGCCTGTCTTCTTTAGGGCCAATCACCATcacttctgttttattttcactaaCATTAAATGTTACCGTTGTTCTGCAAGATTGTGTACATAGACATGTGTATTAGAAACCTAACAGGAAAAATCAACCTGTCATTGTTGATTGGGGCCTTCACATTTTGATTGTTCAGTCTCCATGTTGTCTGAATTGCAATTGCACATCGTCTGAGTGCCGATGGGCATGTTGGCATGTGGTCAGGAATATTGTTGTCCAACTGGAGCTGACCTCCGCTGCTGCAGCCTGTGTCGACATAAATAATGGATTAAAGTACATGTATCCTTCAGGAGGAGACATTTGGTATTTTACTCGTTCCATTTTACTGATAAATGAcagacatgaatgtgtgtgttcttaccGGTGTCTGCTCATCATTTTGCTGTCGGTCTACTCGTCATCTCCCTATATCTCTCCATCTAACCtagtcactctctctcttcaagGTAATTGAGGAGATAGTCGAGATGATGGAGAACTCTCCGGATCCTggtgaaacagaggaggaggaggatgaggaggagagcagccaCTGCTCCTCCAGGACCAGCCCCTCTCTGCTGGAGGAGATCCGGCAGCTGTCCGAGGCCTCCAACAACAACTGCTCCTACGAAGGTGAAACTAGAAATAATCCATGTTAattcttttgtttaatttatgcAACTTCCTAACTGACACTGGGGCAGCAGCTGTGGAGAGTACTTTGTTGACTCCGAGCACTGTTCCTGCATTTGTAAAGGTAAATCTCCGTTGGTCCAAGAAATAGTTCATCAGTACAATTCAAGTATTGTCACTGAAACTCATCAAACAAGACCTTGCCCCAGGCTGAACATAAAAAATTTCATTTTCATGATTTATAGATTTTTATATTAAGACCAGTTAAGATGACACACCAGCACAGACTGTGGAGACATATGGAGCTCATGCTTCAGGTTACTGTCTATAAATCTTTGTTTAGGGGAGAAAAGGTGAACTGAGCaccctacaaacacacacacacacacacacacactgacacacacacactgacacacacacacacacacacattcgagTTGTCTGATTTCTGCAGGACCATAGGTGAGAGTTCAAGACGACAGTGTTCTCTGCCATAAGGCCTCCTTTTGCTGAGCAGATTGGAGATCCATGCGGTGGGACTGAACACATAGCTGTGTGAATAGCTACTGTCATGTATTCAAATCATACATAGTTGTTCATTTGTTCTGGACTTAACTAGCAGGGTATACATTTTAAGGGGAGAAATGTCTTCAGTGCTAAAATGAGCCATAGCCATTTGGTtaatatctttcttttttttttaaataaatgatattgCCACAATGTTACAGAAACCAAAAGATTGCAGAAACCTGCAGTAAATATTATCTCTACTGATTTTGCAGTTTATTTGTATGGCACATTATCATAGACAAAGATCAGTCAATGTGCTTTTCAGAAAAAAGAAGCATAAGAAAGCAGAGTTTAGCACTGTGTCTGAAAGTTTGGGTAAGGAAAAATATTTTTGCACAAAACAACATCCAACTGTCTGCGTTCAGGCCTGAGCCTGATGCCCAGCTCAGctctggtggagctgctgcaccgGGTGGAGGCTGCCATCCTGGAGTACTCAGAGGAGCTGGTCAGTAATCTGGCTCGGCGCGAGGAGCTGGAGTTcgagaaagaggtgaagaacACTTTCATCACGGCCCTGATGGAGGTGCAGAACAGGCAGAAGGAGCAGCGAGACAGCAGCAAACGTCGACGCCGGGACAAGGCCCTGAGCCTGCAGGGTGGAGGCACGCAGGCTGTGAACGTGGGGAACACAGGGAACGCCGGGAACACAGGCTCCATGGGACGCACAGAGAAGACAGGGAGCATGCCTGTCaaggtgagagggagggagggacggcCTTGTTTACTTCATACACTTCAATTATTAACATTTAATGAGTACATGTATGTGACCCATAATTGTTTGTCCTGTCACACAAACCTTTCTTAACCTAGTACTCTCATCAGTTTTACTACATCAGAATTGATTGTGCAAATAAGTATATTCTTGATTAGGTTTGCTGATGAATATGGAAGTCCATGTTTAATCCTGTGTAAAACAGAGAAAGGtgaaacaacagtgtgtgtcagctctacaccccccccccccttactgtGATCATAATGAATGTAAATGAAGTGAATGTAAACATGACAAAGTGATGCGGATGCAATGTAAACAACCAGGATCAGTGTATCTCATAGGgatttaatgataataataatccttacaatttcaatagggcctcacctgacctttgttcagtgctcgggccctaattactaGCATAGTTTGTTTGACatgctgaaaatgaaaatgaaatattctTCATCTTGTATTAATCAATgaattgtgtgcttgtgtttgtgtgtgtgtgtgtgtgtgtgtgtgtgtgtgtgtgtgtgtgtgtgtgtgtgtgtgtgtgtgtgtgtgtgtgtgtgtgtgtgtgtgtgtgcgtgtgtgttgtgccCTGCAGCGTTTCAGCATGGAAGGACTGTCCAGCATCCTGCAGACGGGCATCAGACAGACGTTTGGAAGCACAGGCAACGATAAACaggtgaggtcaaaggtcaaaacaaATGCCATCTACAATTATAAATTCATGTTGGCTCATCAGaaagagcgagggggggggcacaatTTCTCTGACACGCCCTGTACACACTGTAGCCTGGTAACCTTTTAGTTCTGTGCTGCTTCCTGCACTTATGGATAGAAACATATTGATACTGGACATTAGACAGCAGTATTACAAGGAGTACATTTGTAAGactgattatttaataaatttcACATATTTCATAGAACATAAAGTCATCAGAAAACCTGGTTGCAGTTTGACATATATATTTAGACACAAACTAGAAGTATAGGATTATTGTAGGGTTCTTTCTCCTGGGTGCTTTTCATGTTACAGCCGTGAGGTGACAACATGTATTTACAGTGTGGAGGGGCCTTCACTGTGTTGTAGCTGCCGTGCTGATGGCTCATGCTCGGGCCCTTTCAGGCCGTGGGCCCCAGAGCAGTTGCTGCAGCTTCACtggctttgtttacatcacTGCCTCAGCACAAGGCTCAGCTAAGGTCATATGATCGTCCCTCACTGTGTAATTTAATCTCTGCTGCTACTGTAAGCAACAACTCTGATATACTGCAAGAAACAGGCCTGTTTTAGTTCATGTactgtaaatgtcaaacagatGCTCCCATGACAGGTTCgactttatttgtttaaagttttaagtCATAATTGGAAATATTGGTCTGCTTAACTCCAGTTATCCTCTCAATAGGTTTGGGAGTGACTGCAGGTATTTTGTATTTACCCTTGTGTTTATATGTGATCACAGACTCATATGACGCATTATACAGTCCATTAACTTTTAATGGACCTGTTCTGCATTTTGAGAGATTTGCTTCCTCATCAAGCATTTGATGAAAAGATCAACAGCAGCTAATAAGCTTAGTTTAtagactggaaacaggaaaatGAAATGCACATATAGAATGTTACTGGTCTCCACCACTGCTCAAAGAGCTTTACATCACATTACCCATTCACAGTCATAGTGTTCTTATGTTCCTAGTACTTTGTCTAGACATTtatttacacactcacacccgCCCTGAGtcatttggggttcagtgtcttgccaaAGGACATTTGGACAGGCAGACTGGAGGAACCGGATATCAACCTACCGACATTTCAACCATCCAATCAGGCGACTTGCTCTACCTCCTCTACTATAGCCGGCCCAGCTTATAATTAAAGGACAGATTTGGGAGCAGTAACAATCTTTTAATCTGACTCTGTCCTCACCAGTGACAGAAAGCTGTCGTCACAACCAGCTATTAACTTGACCTTGAAATTTCCcccttttatttttagtatctGAACACAGTTATTCCATTTGAGAAGAAAGCCACCCTTCCATCTGTTGACGACCTGCAGATGCTCACAAAAAGTAAGTGTCCAAAACTTTTCTATAAAtctgcaaatgaaaacaaaagggcAAATATATCCTGACCCTTTCGACATCTTCTACCAGTTCTTTATGCCATGAAGGAGGACAGTGAGAAGGTGCCCACACTGCTAACTGACTACATATTGAAAGGTAAACGCAACAACACAACTGACTGCTGAAGATAAAGTCAACTTTAAAGTGACGTTGTCTACTCACACTGAGACGTAACTTTATTCTCCATTATTCTCTTACAGTCCTGTGTCCTACCTAAACCACCGGTATGCCAGGAGCCACAGTGTGACGgagggtccccccccccccgagggccTTTCCAGACCCTCCTCACCTCTGGCCCGAGCTGCATGACCTCCCATCTTTGACCATTATCAACCACGGATCCTCACCATCGACATCATCGTGTTCACCTCAACTATGACTACTGCCTTTTGCTGAGCTCACCTTCTCCCTCCCTGCACATTTAAGTTCAGGCCAGACTGTAAAATGGCCGCCGTCTTAATACTTTAACAAGTGGGGCGGTAAGTCCCGTTTGAAAGGACTTCACTAACGGAGCAGGACATGCTGTTACTGACACAACACCACTCTGGTACAGGGATCCATGTCATCGCTGCTTTCTGTTCCTTAATCTCTTTAGAtttgtcttctttctttcctctaacAGAATTTCAGTGTTGCCAAGTTTTACTCATCAACTGACGTCTTAACCACAGTCCATTGTTGTATTCTTTGATTctgtttcagaaaaaaaaaaaagtgattcatTTGAATACAAAAGCCATGCACCTTTTTCTGCCGACTTAGTACTGTAGCTCCATGtgaataaacagaaacacacaactatTACGGGTGCGGTGCATCACAAAGCTTTTCTTATTTcgttgtttcttatactttttGTTTCACTGTCTTATATCCAGTGCTCTTATGACTTTTTActaatttcttttcatttgtatctcaatatttgatataaagtctgattttgtattttatttactgTCTTGAGAGCGACAGTGCGCTGTGAACTCCACCCTGTCCAGCCACATGGAGGTGTATTTTTGAGTTATCATCCCCTGACGAGACGAGCTCATTTCAATGAAGGCGTgcatatttgcatattagcATATTTAAGACTTCCTTTGCGCCATGTAGGTGAATGTTACATCCTAAATCGCAAATTCTAATAAACATTCTGCCCGAAAGCTGTGTGacatgtgtgtctttctgtcttgACCCCTCTCAGGGAACATCCTGTGAggtttaatttttctttttttttttactttactatCTTTTAGAATTCGTTCTTCTGACCAATGCATCAATTGAAAAGCGTGCCGCAAAACACCATACAGTATAATTATAATGTTGAGCATGCAAATGTCCtcttatttaaatgttgttgtttcaAATGTATCTAAAGGCCCCATTCAGACATGACTACAACATATAAAATACTGAATTCTCTTAGTCATATTTTTGCCACAACTCATCTGCATTTTTTATGTCCTAAAATCCAGCTCATAAGCCCACATGTAAAACTGAGATTCAAGGTTTCTATACAGAAATATGATGCGAAAACAGTTTCTAGTTTCAATCTCTGCACATGGTTCATTCTTCATTCACACTACCTCTCCGTCAATATGCAAAGTGCATATTGTCCTATTAACCTAAATGCACAGCTTGACCTTGAGGCAAGAGGAAGAAGGGTTAAAGAAtaagtattaaaataaaacatgtctcTATATAATCAGTTAGGCGTCTTATCATACTCATTTTAatgctttattgtgttttccagcaAGTCCAAGGTTTTGAATagtcacatttatacatttttccaCCTCAAAATGCATCATCATAGTTTCTTCACAGAAATATGATAATGTATACACTACTTATAATAATCTACGATCATACATATCTGTTGAATCAGTTTAACAATGATTGCTTTAGAGCAGCTGATCATCAGGATTGTTCCTGCCTTTCACGTACAGAGAAGctgtgctgccccctggtggcggaGCTGCAATCTTAACGTCATGTCTGGGAATGTGTAACATCAAATAGTAAACTTcagtaaaatacacaaatttcCAATAGAACCTGAAATGCATGAGGAAGTGAATTTAATATATAAACTTCGCAAACCTCCAAAAGGGATGGTTACAACTTATTAAAGGCAGCATCACTCACCACTGAATAGGACGCACTGTAATGTTTTACTGGTGGAAGTTACACAAATCGTGTATAAGATATTGTTGCAGGAAATATGAATGGGAATTTTCTTTCCCACCTGTAGTGGCTCATTATGGCCACTAGAGGGGGAAACAATGGACTTTGATTTCTGATCAATTGACCAAGTAAGTTTATATTCAGCTCGTTTCTAGAACATAACCTCAGTCAGTGCTCCTCCAAGCTGTCGCTCTAGCAACCAATGTAGGTCacttttaaaatggaaatacattctcacaaacgcacacacacatctgatcaTTTGTAGTTTAATTGAAAATAGCATACAAAGCATTTCCATGAACATAAATATGGAGGATACAAGTGCACGCTGCACATTCATGTCCATAGTTGAGGCCGACTGTATAAATAAGCCTGTTTGTCCACAGCAGTTGTACAATCCATCCTGACTCACTGACAGTGAACACTTCTTTATTCCATAAAACTAGCAACTATTTACTGATTATAAACTCTGCTCATGTGCTCTCATACGTGactgtataaaaataaaggTTTGTCTTGAGTACATCTTCATATTCGTAATCTACACTTTTTAAATGACCCATTCACCAGTTGACAGAGTCTATTAACTGTAGCTGTAAATGTGTTACTCATCAAACTGCTTTTCCTCGACACTTTCAACTTCCCTCGACACTTTCCACATCTAAGTCTTTCCCCGCAGCTGCGATCGCTGTCACTTTCCTGCCAAGCTCGTGTCAAACAGACAATAAtactctgtgtgagtctgtcga includes:
- the LOC133019024 gene encoding fasciculation and elongation protein zeta-1-like; the protein is MGIQFMLARDHAPVLRRQHVPVIATGSRAAGLEQPLQRHKGSETKETSLSVLFLSCSDRHLLRAQPETSNTMIVWDALTDNYISTWDGLDSEGLNGNLSDQEIHEKEEEEMNEKNDNAKCLNEEPLITADQVIEEIVEMMENSPDPGETEEEEDEEESSHCSSRTSPSLLEEIRQLSEASNNNCSYEGLSLMPSSALVELLHRVEAAILEYSEELVSNLARREELEFEKEVKNTFITALMEVQNRQKEQRDSSKRRRRDKALSLQGGGTQAVNVGNTGNAGNTGSMGRTEKTGSMPVKYLNTVIPFEKKATLPSVDDLQMLTKILYAMKEDSEKVPTLLTDYILKVLCPT